A single window of Dermacentor albipictus isolate Rhodes 1998 colony chromosome 1, USDA_Dalb.pri_finalv2, whole genome shotgun sequence DNA harbors:
- the LOC135909939 gene encoding uncharacterized protein: MSSAGNSASALGRGSHPPSSTDSGNYKVVLPRLPTGNTVLNSVFLHADLAGRPYRAPDFRDALLSVLSATDILGAGQYQMSHLWLVTCVNSIAKQKLVDKGELLVKGLKCLVIDPECKNVKMKLLWLPPHLEQRRIVEALEPYGTVQSITREMWRCDGMEGWQMTNRDVAFTLKDGVSAGNLPHLLSVYGHQCLILIPGRPPLCLRCNRVGHIRRQCRTPRCSNCHRYGHPADACVGTYADKLRGNRPAEADTITDHLMDVSEVVDATGETLPETHRQEQIKPSSADISLSQKPASEEETKAPDDEPTVSWAESPPVQDRPLPVESGSMCEAAKKRPAPSDNPSPSAKEARVPKVSKLTKPLRGTPTPADVPCVNVHQKVHSASPHREGSGAPLEQRLDAAPT; this comes from the coding sequence atgagctccgctggaaacagcgcatcggcccttggccgaggatcacacccaccgtcgtctaccgattccggtaattataaagtcgttcttcctcgtctaccgactggcaacaccgtcctcaattcagttttcctgcatgctgacctggcagggcggccgtatcgagccccggactttcgcgatgctctcctttcagtgctaagtgcaactgatatcctcggcgctggacaataccagatgagccatttgtggttggTAACATGTGTTAAtagcatcgcgaaacagaaacttgtcgacaaaggcgagttgttggtgaaaggcctcaagtgccttgtcattgacccggaatgcaagaatgtcaagatgaagcttctttggcttcccccacacctcgaacagagacggattgttgaagcgctagagccatatggcacagtgcagtccatcacgagagaaatgtggcggtgtgacggcatggagggctggcaaatgactaaccgagacgtggcgttcacattgaaagatggcgtttctgccggtaatctgccacatctgttgagcgtatatggccaccagtgccttatcttgatacctggccgaccaccactttgcctgcggtgcaacagagttgggcatatccggcgacaGTGTCGCACACcacgctgcagtaactgtcaccgctacggtcaccctgcagatgcatgcgtcggaacttacgctgacaagcttcgtgGAAATAGACCGGCTGAGGCTGATACCATTACCGATCATCTCATGGACGTGAGCgaagttgtggatgcaactggagaaacactccctgagactcatcgacaagaacagattaaaccgtcatcggctgacattagcctcagccagaagcctgcgagcgaggaggagactaAGGCACCTGACGACGAACCAACTGTGTCTTGGGCAGAAtctccaccagttcaagatcgcccactgcctgtggaatctggatcgatgtgcgaggccgccaagaagcgtccagcgccatccGACAACCCATCGCCCTCGGCAAAGGAAGCTCGCGTTCCCaaggtgtcaaagttgacaaaaccgctccggggaacacctacacctgctgatgtcccttgtgttaacgtgcaccaaaaagtccatagtgcatcacctcatcgagaagggagtggtgcacctctggagcagcgtttagacgctgcacctacatag